The following are encoded together in the Pectobacterium punjabense genome:
- the aaeX gene encoding p-hydroxybenzoic acid efflux pump operon protein AaeX, whose translation MSSLPVMVLFGLSFPPVFFVLLVSLTLFFVVNRLLQPTGIYDFVWHPALFNSALFCCLFYLLFRYGL comes from the coding sequence ATGAGTTCACTCCCGGTTATGGTGCTGTTCGGTCTGTCATTTCCCCCCGTATTTTTTGTGTTGCTGGTGTCATTGACCCTATTTTTTGTCGTGAATCGCCTGCTGCAACCAACGGGGATCTATGACTTTGTCTGGCATCCGGCGCTGTTTAACAGCGCGCTGTTCTGCTGCTTGTTCTATTTACTGTTCCGTTACGGCCTGTGA